A region from the Flexibacter flexilis DSM 6793 genome encodes:
- a CDS encoding Crp/Fnr family transcriptional regulator, which translates to MREFFRSLGVLTEQDITALEQVSSRQTLPKGAFFVREGQVCEQIAFVEKGILRSFYTTADGEEMTYCLLFDNILITALSSLISGRPTPENIQALAQTELIIFAKKDFETLINQNVNWLMANKILLEQQYMELEQRVFSLQKDKAAERYQKLLTQQPHYIQQIPVQYLASFLGITRRHLSRLRRELMP; encoded by the coding sequence ATGCGCGAGTTTTTTAGAAGTTTGGGCGTGCTTACCGAGCAAGATATTACGGCTTTGGAACAAGTGAGTAGCCGCCAAACATTGCCCAAAGGCGCGTTTTTTGTTCGAGAAGGCCAAGTTTGTGAGCAAATTGCTTTTGTGGAAAAAGGAATTTTGCGGTCGTTTTATACCACCGCCGACGGCGAAGAAATGACTTATTGTCTGTTGTTTGATAACATTCTGATTACGGCACTTTCTTCGCTGATTAGTGGCCGTCCCACGCCCGAAAACATACAGGCTCTTGCCCAAACCGAACTGATTATTTTTGCTAAAAAAGATTTTGAAACACTTATTAACCAAAATGTTAATTGGTTGATGGCCAACAAAATATTGCTCGAACAGCAATACATGGAACTCGAACAGCGTGTTTTTTCTTTGCAAAAAGACAAAGCCGCCGAACGATACCAAAAGCTATTGACGCAGCAGCCGCATTACATTCAGCAAATCCCCGTACAATATTTGGCATCATTTCTGGGAATTACGCGCCGCCATTTGAGCCGCTTGCGCCGCGAACTGATGCCTTAG
- a CDS encoding NAD(P)H-dependent oxidoreductase, with protein MKKILVINGHPYAESFNFALAESYRKGAEAAGAHVQMLNLNELDFNPNLAGGYSLRTELEPDLLKAWELIQWAEHLVWVHPVWWGGLPALLKGFIDRLFLPNMAFRYRENSPLPEGLLKGKTARILATLDQPSWYYWLVYGRPSVNQLRKATLEFCGVKPVRVSYFGIVRKSADTQRAKWLKEANALGLKLK; from the coding sequence ATGAAGAAAATACTTGTTATCAACGGCCATCCTTACGCTGAAAGTTTCAATTTTGCATTGGCCGAAAGCTACCGCAAAGGCGCGGAAGCGGCAGGCGCACACGTGCAAATGCTCAATCTCAACGAACTGGATTTTAATCCGAATTTGGCAGGAGGCTATAGCCTTCGCACCGAATTAGAACCCGATTTGCTGAAGGCTTGGGAGCTAATCCAGTGGGCGGAACATTTGGTTTGGGTGCATCCTGTTTGGTGGGGTGGGCTGCCTGCTTTGCTCAAAGGTTTTATTGACCGTTTGTTTTTGCCCAATATGGCGTTTCGGTATCGCGAAAACTCGCCGCTGCCCGAAGGCTTGCTCAAAGGCAAAACGGCGCGTATCCTGGCCACACTCGACCAACCCAGTTGGTATTATTGGCTCGTGTATGGCAGGCCAAGTGTAAACCAGTTGCGGAAAGCAACCTTAGAGTTTTGTGGTGTAAAACCCGTGCGCGTGAGTTATTTTGGCATTGTCCGCAAATCCGCCGACACGCAACGCGCCAAATGGCTCAAAGAAGCCAACGCGTTGGGGCTGAAACTTAAATGA
- a CDS encoding NADH-quinone oxidoreductase subunit 5 family protein, with protein MILLILVAAFLPLLNILTAYVFRPSDKWLSRLSAAVVSLSAVLMLYAGGSAWLGGQHWFVQTTWFSMGQSLVFRVGLNADTMALMMLSIILFVSALVHWFSGQYMKGDGALPRYFSALALFTCAMNGLVLSDNLITLFMCWELVGFASYLLIGFWYTKDSASNAAKKAFLVNRIGDAGLLTGIFACWANFGTVSLTEINQILQTNTQVVSTALLLVAGLGFLLACAGKSAQFPLQIWLPDAMEGPTPVSALIHAATMVTAGIYLLVRTYAILPPLVLHLAVLMGCITMLIAALTATRQTDIKRVLAFSTISQLGYMVVAIGVGAPQAAMFHLLTHAFFKAGLFLCAGSVIHALHDLAHRAEQWGQEHAHFDAQDMRLMGGLRKALPFTFVAYTTAAAALAGLPFLSGFLSKETILLATVSWAQHSGFWLAWLVPAVLLFTASLTTFYMMRQWYLVFWGEFQLEKHWHSAGLLQKVKEVPLPMRVPTLMLAALSTFIVFSVNPLDGSGSWFWQGHSPAHVHGHGFVLAASLLAAVVGFCVACTHYGLHVAMPLAEKVNQLLENQFYINQFYRKIIIAPVHRLANFTTQKSLQRFFELTVIKPLLYCTEQLAYIDKHKRYFIGTLFINPILKLSAAVAHFDETRVSGSVNIFSKIVVVFAHVIGFIDRFLVDGTIHLLVWLGRTLGGVVRSPQNGNVQQYVWYALGLFVLWLSFWIM; from the coding sequence ATGATACTACTAATTCTTGTAGCGGCTTTTTTGCCGCTTCTGAACATACTGACGGCTTATGTTTTTCGTCCTTCGGACAAATGGCTTTCGCGCCTTTCGGCGGCAGTCGTGAGTCTTTCGGCGGTGCTGATGCTCTACGCTGGCGGTAGCGCGTGGCTTGGTGGGCAACATTGGTTTGTACAAACTACGTGGTTTAGTATGGGGCAAAGTTTGGTGTTTCGCGTTGGCCTCAACGCCGACACGATGGCCTTAATGATGCTTTCGATTATTTTGTTTGTCTCGGCACTGGTGCATTGGTTTTCGGGTCAATACATGAAAGGCGACGGAGCTTTGCCGCGTTATTTCTCGGCTTTGGCTTTGTTTACGTGCGCCATGAATGGCCTTGTACTTTCCGACAACCTCATTACGCTGTTTATGTGCTGGGAGTTGGTGGGCTTTGCTTCGTATTTGCTCATTGGCTTTTGGTACACCAAAGACAGCGCGTCTAATGCCGCCAAAAAGGCTTTTTTGGTCAATAGAATAGGCGATGCGGGCTTGCTGACGGGCATTTTTGCGTGTTGGGCAAACTTCGGAACAGTTTCTTTAACCGAAATCAATCAAATTTTACAAACCAATACGCAAGTGGTTTCGACGGCTTTGCTGTTGGTGGCGGGTTTGGGTTTTTTGTTGGCTTGCGCGGGCAAATCTGCACAATTTCCGCTACAAATCTGGCTGCCCGATGCGATGGAAGGCCCTACGCCAGTTTCGGCACTCATACACGCGGCCACGATGGTAACGGCAGGAATTTATTTGTTGGTGCGCACTTACGCGATATTGCCGCCCTTGGTGCTGCATTTGGCTGTACTGATGGGCTGTATCACGATGCTTATTGCGGCACTGACGGCCACGCGCCAAACGGATATTAAGCGCGTTTTGGCTTTCTCGACTATTTCGCAACTGGGTTATATGGTGGTGGCCATTGGCGTAGGCGCACCGCAAGCGGCTATGTTTCACTTGCTTACGCACGCGTTTTTTAAAGCGGGTTTGTTTTTGTGTGCTGGTTCGGTGATTCATGCGCTGCACGATTTGGCGCATCGCGCCGAGCAATGGGGACAAGAACACGCGCATTTTGATGCCCAAGATATGCGCCTGATGGGTGGTTTGCGCAAGGCTTTGCCGTTTACGTTTGTGGCCTACACGACGGCGGCGGCGGCTTTGGCTGGCTTGCCGTTTTTGTCGGGTTTTTTATCCAAAGAAACGATTTTGTTGGCTACGGTTTCGTGGGCGCAACATAGCGGTTTTTGGCTGGCTTGGCTTGTGCCTGCGGTGTTGTTGTTTACGGCTTCGCTGACTACTTTCTATATGATGCGCCAATGGTATTTGGTGTTTTGGGGCGAATTTCAGTTGGAAAAACACTGGCATTCGGCGGGGCTTTTGCAAAAAGTAAAAGAAGTGCCGTTGCCGATGCGCGTGCCGACTTTGATGCTGGCGGCTTTAAGTACGTTTATCGTATTTTCGGTCAATCCGCTGGACGGTTCGGGTAGTTGGTTTTGGCAAGGCCACAGCCCCGCGCACGTACACGGACATGGTTTTGTGCTGGCGGCTTCGCTGCTGGCGGCGGTGGTTGGTTTCTGTGTGGCTTGCACGCATTACGGCCTACATGTGGCCATGCCTTTAGCCGAAAAAGTAAACCAATTACTTGAAAACCAGTTTTATATCAATCAATTTTATCGAAAAATAATTATTGCGCCAGTGCATCGTCTGGCCAATTTTACGACCCAAAAAAGCCTGCAACGCTTCTTTGAACTGACGGTTATCAAACCGCTGTTGTATTGCACGGAGCAATTGGCGTACATAGACAAACACAAACGTTATTTTATCGGAACGCTTTTTATAAATCCTATACTCAAACTTTCGGCGGCGGTGGCGCATTTCGACGAGACGCGCGTAAGTGGTTCGGTAAATATTTTTTCTAAAATAGTGGTGGTTTTCGCGCACGTGATTGGGTTTATTGACCGCTTTTTGGTGGATGGCACAATTCATTTGCTCGTTTGGCTTGGCCGCACGCTGGGCGGTGTGGTTCGTTCGCCCCAAAACGGCAACGTACAACAATACGTTTGGTATGCTTTGGGGTTGTTTGTGCTGTGGTTGAGCTTTTGGATAATGTAG
- a CDS encoding TROVE domain-containing protein, protein MLFNWLKKGAKKVTNHEGATAYALSPALELYTAVVTASLSDNFYEKGSERLERIRQLIGQNKPEFVLQLAIYTRQKMHLRSVPLVLLVEAAPLLSGDFYLSRAIGQVILRADEITELLAYYQFANQRKGVKKLNKLSKQIQKGLAKAFNRFDEYQFAKYDRQGAEIKLRDALFLVHPKAKNEAQQEIFNKIAAQTLATPYTWETELSALGQQTFANDQERRRAVCAKWEELIFSGKLGYMAMLRNLRNMLEANISAEAIGRVANTLAEPAAVAAAKQLPFRYLSAYRELLANEKTNREATQRLIEALEMAVRHTAANIQGFDANTRVLVAADVSGSMQTPISQKSSVMLYDIGLMLAMLLRNRCQNIETGIFGDTWKIVPMESKRILHNVQEFYRREGEVGYSTNGHLVIKDLRARNAIMDKVMIFTDCQLWNSTQDGSTLQEEWKQYKRIAPKAKLYLFDLAGHGNTPVDSLRDDVYLLAGWSDKIFEILNAIEQGQSALDKIKQISLEDEN, encoded by the coding sequence ATGCTATTCAATTGGTTAAAAAAAGGGGCAAAAAAAGTAACAAACCACGAAGGCGCAACCGCTTACGCACTCTCGCCAGCGTTGGAACTTTACACGGCGGTCGTTACGGCATCTTTGAGCGACAACTTCTACGAAAAAGGAAGCGAACGTTTGGAGCGTATCCGCCAACTCATTGGCCAAAATAAGCCTGAATTTGTGCTGCAATTGGCCATTTATACACGCCAAAAAATGCACTTGCGCAGCGTGCCTTTGGTGTTGCTGGTGGAGGCTGCCCCTTTGTTGAGTGGCGACTTTTATTTGAGCCGTGCCATTGGCCAAGTGATTTTGCGTGCCGACGAAATTACGGAACTGTTGGCTTACTACCAGTTTGCCAACCAACGCAAAGGCGTGAAAAAACTCAACAAACTTTCCAAACAAATACAAAAAGGTTTGGCCAAGGCTTTCAACCGCTTCGACGAATACCAATTTGCCAAATATGACCGTCAAGGGGCGGAAATCAAGTTGCGTGATGCCTTGTTTTTGGTTCACCCAAAGGCAAAAAACGAAGCGCAACAAGAGATTTTCAACAAAATAGCCGCCCAAACGCTGGCCACGCCATACACATGGGAAACAGAACTTTCGGCCTTAGGGCAACAAACTTTCGCTAACGACCAAGAACGCCGCCGCGCCGTGTGCGCCAAGTGGGAAGAGTTGATTTTCAGTGGGAAATTGGGTTATATGGCCATGCTTCGCAACTTGCGCAACATGCTGGAAGCCAATATTTCGGCAGAAGCTATCGGGCGAGTAGCCAACACGTTGGCCGAGCCTGCGGCGGTGGCAGCAGCCAAACAATTGCCTTTTCGTTATTTGTCGGCATATCGCGAACTTTTGGCCAACGAAAAAACAAACCGCGAGGCCACCCAAAGACTAATAGAAGCCTTAGAAATGGCCGTGCGCCATACGGCAGCCAATATTCAGGGTTTTGATGCAAATACGCGTGTGTTGGTGGCCGCCGACGTGTCGGGGTCGATGCAAACGCCTATTTCCCAAAAAAGTAGCGTGATGCTCTACGACATTGGCCTGATGTTGGCGATGCTTTTGCGTAACCGTTGTCAAAATATCGAAACGGGTATTTTCGGCGATACGTGGAAAATCGTGCCAATGGAAAGCAAACGCATTTTGCACAACGTGCAAGAGTTCTACCGCCGCGAAGGCGAAGTAGGTTACTCAACCAACGGACATTTGGTGATAAAAGATTTGCGTGCAAGAAATGCCATCATGGATAAAGTGATGATTTTCACGGATTGCCAATTGTGGAACTCGACGCAAGACGGTTCTACTTTGCAAGAAGAATGGAAACAATACAAACGTATTGCACCAAAAGCCAAATTGTATTTGTTCGACTTGGCGGGACACGGTAACACGCCAGTGGACAGCCTCCGCGACGATGTGTATTTGTTGGCGGGTTGGTCGGACAAAATATTTGAGATACTCAACGCCATCGAACAAGGCCAAAGTGCTTTGGACAAGATAAAGCAAATTTCTTTGGAAGACGAAAACTAA